The following DNA comes from Sparus aurata chromosome 3, fSpaAur1.1, whole genome shotgun sequence.
tttttatttctatgtatgtatatttctaCTCTGCTATATGCACTTTACTATATACTGAGATCTTTCCATCTACCTCAGTGTTTAACAGGATTTTGCTCAAATAGCAAAGTCGTACTGATTTACTTCAGTTCTTTGGAAAGGTCAGGCTTGGAGAGTTTACGTTTGAACGTCTGTTTGAGGTGAACCGATATCAAAAGTAGAAAGACAGGTAAAGTTCATATTTTTGCTTTTAGCCTTTATTCGGATGGGGCAGCTTAGAGTTTTGACCGGaaatgaggaagagagagagagaatccaGTCCACTGCTGAGAACTCAGCCTCTGTAGGTATGAAGGCACCCCAGGTCCTCTGAACTTAAATGCTGCATAACTACGGATTTTTTGTTCCCTTGTGGAAATCACAAAGTCTGTGTGATTCAGCTACACCTCAAATAGCACCAAGTACATTGCTAAAAGCAGTTTCTTCCTAGTTAAAGCAGTCGTAACAAACTCACCCCTGATGTCATGAAAAGGCTCAAGGCTGACACAACAAAGGACAGAGTAGACACATACAATTTGAAGTAAAAGAGGACATACAACATTCAAGATTAATGATTTACTAAAAAAAGTATTGGTATAAGAAAAATCAGTGATGTGGGGCTGTACAGAAGCAAACCAAAGAAAGATTTGTCTCACAAAAACTAATAATGTAACCTGTATTGTCCACGGCAACCAAGTGACAATGTTCAAGAGGGGCGGAGGTGAGTGTTGAGTGTTAGGCCATACAAAGGACCTTCACAAGGGAGACTGTGGCTCATATTCTGTGTGAAACCAAACATCAACAATGTTTTCAGTCAACAAGTCAGTTCAGTGCCTAAAGAACAAATGGCCTTCTTCCACCTCCTTTTCTAAATATGATTCTGACTAATGTGTCAAAGGCCTTAAGTGTGATTGACACAGTCAGGTTCTGATGTCTTGTAGATGAGATGATGGGTTGTATTCAACTCTTCGAATACTTTACATTTGGTCCCAAACACGTAATTACTCTGATGTCCCTCTCTATAGCTGCTCCATCTCAGCTTCAATAGTCTTTATTTAGAGTTGCAGCTCTTATACCATATAATGGGTGGATGACTTCTTTAGTTGCAGGTGATAAAATCACATTATGAACTTGAGtttccatcatcatcattttaatgtgaatAACAtgaatatatagatataaataaaaatgaatacatcTACTTTTGCATCTTCTGCATGCTTCATTCAAACACTTGACAATCTCCCAATTTATGTCATGAATCAACAACATGTGATGAATACATATAAGATATATTGACAGCTCTGAAATTCCCCCCAAAAGTTGTTAATACGCAATCGCTCTGCTCCTTAGAATCAGACTTGTGGGTTGTAGAAATGATTATTCCACTGAAATCCCACCTCGCCCAGACAACGCCTAAGCTCTGTGCGGACACTCGCTTTAGCTCTCTGCCTGTTTGCAGGTGTGCACGTCTCAGACGGTTGTTCTACCTGCACTCTCACTTCTTCATCAATTTTGAGAAGGTTGCTCACACTCTCAGCTTCAGCACAGTGGCCATAAGCCCACACCTGTTCAGCATTTGTTGTCAAACCAAACAAATTTGCACATGACCTGCATGGAGCCACTAGTGTTCCTCTTCTGAGGCTAATTGCCTGACACCTGACCCGCTTTGGGAGTCTGATGGTTCCATCAAAGTATGTCTTCCTTGTCCTTGATGGATAGTAGGTCATCACTGCATCAGCTACGTAACTGTCCCAGTTGCTGAGACAGGACGCAGCAACAATGATTCGTCCAGGATTACGGCCAGAAGTGGACATGGAGACTCCGTAGTACCTGACTGATTCTTCTGCAGTGTTCCTCTGAGAGACacagatggtggaggaggccaGCTGATTTCCACGCAGCCTCTCATCGATGAACTCTTGCAGCctgtttattatttcattttcattctgttGTCCGGTCACAAGTACAACCTGTAGTAATCAGAAATGTTATCAAGCTGCTGTTATTTCCATTAATCATTTACTGAGTCTTGCTTTATGTTTGTGAAATAAGATGATGTATGTAAGTAACAGTCAACGGACAGCCAGCAGGATGTTATTGAATTCATTCAATTTAAAGAGAGGAATAATGCTGGACTGTCAATCAATATGCAATAACTGCAGAACCCACACAACTGACACTTTTTGCATGCTCTTAAGTCACATGTCTATTTTTTCATGTTGTAACAAACTAATTTCTATCTGATAACAGCAGACAGATGAGGATCTTCCAGCAACAGTATTCTCATTCTCCTTACACACTGTgcacaggcaggccagggtgACCAAATGTCCTCGTTTTCGGGAGACAGACACCATTTTTGGTGGCGTTTCCCGAGCTGGAGCTGTGCCTGGAAATTAGCCTGTTTGTTAACTGCTGATGAAAAACAATCCCCTGGTGCAAAAGAAGGCCAGCAGCTACCAAGTGTCTTTTGGGTTAGCAGGAAAATGCATTGACACAGAgctgaaaacaggctgtttttctgagtTCAATAAATGCCGATGTTTTAGAGATACATTGTTTTCAGAGGACAGTGACACCTCAACCATAAATGCTAATGATTTTAAAGAATAGGATGAATTTCTAGATGAAACTACTCAACAGTATgtaaagtagttaaaatgagctcaaaCTTAAACATCTACTGCAGTAAAAATGCAACATACACTTTAATGCAGCAGTGATATAAATCCAAAAACTTCAggtatctctctataaaagcaagaaatgtctggttgtctgtgtctgtgcctcaaatatctctgcagatcaagatcagactgacctgagattttcaacatggctgctgcgtggtttaagggtgtgcaacgtctgatttgtttggactacaatgatactgttaataaatgatttcataaatgatttCTGCTAGCTTtgtcaaccatagccaccatagccaTGTACGCACTGCACCTTTAGCTGCTTCTGATCTAACGTCACAGGGCCTTATGGTGACGCAATGATACACCAATCgaatcaatcaatcagcatTAAACCACATCATGGCCGACAGTGTGGACATGAGGTTTCTCTCCTGTAAGTAAGGACATTACTTTTCACTTGTcaaaattaaagaaagaaatgtagCGCTGAGTTCTCAATTATGTGCAGGTGTAAAGAACCTATCCACATCAAAGAGTAGCTGTGAGTAACTGGTACAGTTGTTATAAGTACTGCTTGATTTAAAGGCCTGTTGCCCTGTTGATTACAATAAATAGGTCTAAAGatgatgtttattgtgtttgactGTTCAGTACTGTTcatatttacttttaaaaagcagaCATGAACTTAAAAGTTACTTTGCCTAGTAACTTATTACTTTTGATATACAGTAATTGGTAAAGTAATTCAATTAATTTTaaaagaagtaactagtaactgtaaTTAAATACTAATTTtcagtaacttgcccaacaatGTTAATGACTGAGCAAGGGATGATAACAGAAGCAGTGGGGGAACATGGCATGTAGACAAGGGCGGTTTTTCATATGGGCAGTTTGGGCAGCCGCCCAGGGCGGATTTCGTGGAGGGGCGGCATGAGCAccagcaaaaaatatatatatatattattattactatatatatttatatatatatattatttttgtttgcattcaAGTCCTCCGGTTTTTGTATTGCTAATTTACAGTCAAGTCAATGATGTCATGACGCCGTGTGGGGAGCAGGCTGGCCGCCCTCTGTTTTATCAATGtgcgtctgctgctgctgagagtctCACACAGAGTCTGTGGGGAAGGAGCGGGGCACGGACAGGCTTACCTACTGGCAGGGCCGGCCCAaggcataagcgaactaagcagctgcttagggccccgagaccactagagggcccccaagagcaattaacttaaaaaagaaaaaaataattatttttttccatgtgtgagcaatgatgattcatatattatcaaatgtacatacttgtacaaaaaacaaacaaacaagcaaaaaaacaacaacaaagagtgtAGTTTCCTACTGCCTCTCTGCTCGAAATGTCAGAGCTCCGCTAGTGACGTGTGCAGTGCAGCCAACCGTGCAGTGCGCACTCAGCATCCAGGAGCTCGGAGCAGGTGAAAGATGTCACAAAAAAGGACTTACCCTTCaggggcagaaaaaagaaaaaggaagaaagataaaaacgacaagataaaggtatgtcttagtaatgtaacatttgttgatattttgttccaaatacGTTAGCCTATAATAGCAAATTTGCTGGCAACATTAGTTATAAACGTCTGACTATTCAAgctaatgtttttgtgtttgtttaatactttgaataagttgattttcagtgtatatacattattctgCGTCActttttggcatcaaaacaacatttttgataacagtgtctgatagcaaatgtttaataactaacGGAAATTACAAACACGGTGGTTTTTGCTTGCAATAtggttttgcattaattaatttagttaactaactagtttgaggtatgttgtttgcaattgtttgctgcagagcacagtaaattatgtgagtaaataaacatattccttttaCATCATCTCCCTAATATGCTCATACGttatatgaaacttccccaggagcactgttaaaatattatgaatgaggtgatcaaaaactgttaccatatatatttaatttctagtcaaattatctcattaagatatactaatataagatataatcatatgacaagggatgtgtttttcatctcaggtccatctctatcctctgctccactgtgcccactgtcctcgctctgcaacctcagctgtacctggtaagttaacaacaaaacagcctttaattgctcagtgcactgcagaacatactgagatgaatattttttttaatataagatataatcatatgacaagggacatgattttagacaaatccatattatttcaaaacttctcaaacaattttcagttgttccacagtttgttttcttaatacAAGCCATagctgtacttttttatttagaaaataagctgcatcattttcatgtgtaatatgactataacatggctagcttgtttttcatcttaggtccatctctatcctctgtgcccactgtcccttttgtgtcttctgcaacctcagctgtacctggtaagttaacaacaaaacagacttTATAATTGCTCAGTGTACAGCAGAATATTCTGAGATTAATAATTTTGTCAAAAAGTATTATTTTAGTTTTCCTATAGGTCCTATATCGGACCTATCTGGTCATCGAGATTGATTCGTCGTCATCAGCGTCCAGTTTGGAGCAGGGATCAGCAGCTCCGCCAGTTGACCCAGCTGAGTGTCCCTCTTTCCCGTCAGACTCAGAAAGGACTGAACAGGTATTAAGAGGGCCACTGCCTATAGAGGACAAATTCATATTCCCAAAAAGATACGATGGCcgaaggcccccccccccccccccccggccccacacacacacacacacacacacacacacacacacacattttatgaaagattttgcacatttttacatagtttCAAGACCTaatcatcttaatattttatttataaaccatttgtgttaccttgtacctagtatttgtctgatttttaaaaatgtattttatctaatactgtctgttttcgtacatttggtgttgcagtttatttaaaaaaataataataaagcagactgtgtttgcagtaaacgattattttattttgttacttttaactGGCCTAGATGACATTCGGTATCCCACTTGGTACTATATCACTttgaatattaagtgttaatcagccccaggctgctcttgtagctgaatttgctaccatttcagattaaaaaccatAGTTGGATAAAACATGTCGGGCTGCTCTTTGAGGTTTTATGTATTGACTCAGAGCtggccctgggcataggcaaatgctaggggcgccgTCATCCGCGGGGGGCGCCTAAAACGGGGGGAGAAAAACAATTATAatcataacatttttaaaaatatacatttttttttatcggtgccattactactattatttcaaaatattacataagcccacagcaatataTCGTCGTGGCAAGGACTATTAAATGAGAGGAaaggccttttttctgggttctggtCTGGCTcgttgcactgtacctgtcctctgtgaggggggcgggtcgagaggcaAGCTGCATGAATCTGACCAGACCGAGACcacaagaccaagagagagatttactgatgctgtagcggaaccacaaggtccaaaagattGAAAGTATGCAGCGCCCAGTAAAAGAAACGAAGAAAAGACgaggaagaaaaacgtgaagaagatagaggtgCAGTAacatcaatgtgatgaagtgaatgaaattgatagtttaatgatcgttgttggagcagagtgttagcttgctagcttactttggATTGCAGCATCgtataataatcaataaatagctgagtcgacgcATGTTAATATTACTCCACTTAAATTAATCAGGGatgtttggaaagttaacgttagacctgttcaggtgttattacaggtgtctttactgcttgtatgttaaaatgctattagttttcatCCCCTTGTAATAGGgtagttgtaagcctttggtttattgtgtcacagtttatgtttgttaaagttacatcagtgttaaagtgccgttaaagtgtattactgttaatactcaaCACCTTAGCTTTGCAATATCATTCATATGtgatatatatacactgcacttgcactCTGGTTGGAATAtattgcttttcaatgacaataaagttgaatgaatgaaatagtCTATGTATAGCACTTAccaatctgatttttttttgtttttttattaaaatgtaacatgcagtggtcgcATATActcagtggtggacagtaacggagtaaatttacctgagtactgtacttaagtacatatccggaggatttgtactttacttgagtattagatttctttggtacttattactcttacttgaatacatttccaagacaaatatttttacttttactcgagttaatttttaggaaggctgaaaagtactcgttactttcaggtctgctttttttttttttttttttctaaaataccattggacacaagctgtgtttgtcaaagaaggaaacctatcacagtgcacgctctccactgggatctacgtaaaagcggaaatacgtcatccctcctcataaggataccaccaaagtagccacgctctcgactgtgtttgtcaacacaaaaccgggacaatggctgcatcagatgtagttttttgtaaagcagtgattctcaaccagtggtctggggacaacattggtctttgagggggttccagttcccaacttagctaaatgatagagagttagttggacggtgcaggttcatttggttacagttttaatgattgttaataaacatctgcatctgcaacatctgctgtcctcctgtgatcccattcatttgatttgtttttatagttgtttctgcaggctttatataacattgtggttctaaaagcaagcacatcagtgcaggtggtttcaaagagttaattctcagaaacaagagttaaaaggtcatTAAAttcctttagaaaaaaatatagtaattcattgatgtgaaaaataagaaatttaatctaactcttacttttacttaaagtaaatttaaaagcatgtacttttggatacttaagtaaatttaaaagcaagtacttttttactcttactcgagtaacatgtcgactgagctacttttacttgtaacggagtacattttgaccagtagtatttgttctcttactcaagtactggggtcgagtactctgtccatctctgcatatacttctctcttcagatgcacttttaacatatttcaccaccagtggcggctggtgactgaaaaaattgaggaggacaggaggaaaaccagtccacggtgtcatgttattttatacaagtcaactacttatccctactttcttatatttaatgaaaactaagcaataaaacaatgacttataagaattctttaaaaaacattttattaaatggctaatatacaagacaaaaaaaataccactgtaTACCCCTTCCGGAAtttgatccccagtcacctgctctactcactgtgctaccacagcaatcaatgtacatacttcaggacagcacaggacatcacacacatcactcatcacaatcgcccggtcgtgccgctaacgttatgtcctccagcaggacgaacgaaacgaaaactatgaattatttttctgactgcttcgcactgatttctcccaacagttttttttctatcagaaatgtgcttatatttcctttgaaaccgattccaataacgctgaaaactccatatttcttgtccgagcatggcgggcagtgaaagctgtaaaataccatattgacccgaatataggaggaccctgattataagacgacccctcttttcaagactaatcttcagaaaaagactctgatatccaaaatgtgtttctcagtaacaaactcacacaccttcctgtcaatctcttggaagcggccgcttataggaccacgataagcttttctcttactgttagcgttttcagacgatctttttggacccgccatctttggacgttacactccgtaactccatatttcttggctggctgacagttgtttggcacctccgctgcattgatctcattatcttaaaattagcatcatagctccgcctcagatgtctgttaacttgccacacttgatccactttgctccgtaaaatcaccgcgtctctccatttttcatctcctgtcacttcttctccgctgtgattgacagataacccgagccacagtgtcagtgacgtctctactataagatggcgccctctgccgttgcggtcgcgTAGCGACTGTggattttttattatatattcgCTATGCTTTATGATATTCAGATGACAGACAGTTTACGGTACAGACAGAAGGCTCAAACCCTGTCACCCGAGAGTGATCCCTGTCACCAGAGAATGAACCCTGTCTAGTAGAAAGCGGAGAGATATGAAAGCAGAAGTGAACCAGAGGAGTAGACACAAATATGTGTCCTTGAGCACAAGGGATGTTACGACAGTGGGGAGGAAAACAcctggggcggctgtggctcagtgggtagagcgggtcgtctagtgatgagtaggtcaccagttcgaatcccggctccccctagttgcatgtcgaagtgtccttgagcaagatactgaaccccaaattgctcctgatgagcagttggcgccttgcatggcagcctctgtcatcagtgtatgaatgtgtgtgtgaatgggtgaatgtggcatgtgttgtacagcgctttgagctgtcgttagactggaaaagcgctataaaaatgcagaccatttaccccAACCAAGGAACAAGATGTGAAGCAAAGTGTAATTATATCCATTTATGGCTAtgctttatgaaatgtaaaCGCCCCtatgatttcaataaaatgagCCTCTCGGGgaacagctgcaggagcaggtcaCGTGATCTGTATTGAGCTGTGGAGTTCTCCCTTTTTGCAAAAAGGtggaaattaattaaaatgaattaatcattCAGTCTTTACAGGGTATTTACAGGGTCAAGGTCCTGAGGATTCGGGGTGACACTTCTGGTCACAACAAttttgggggctcgtccgggatcaACTAACAGTTGACAAAAGCGGACCTCGACACGCGACTCGAGAAACAAAAGACCGATACGAACGGACGAGGGACACAAGCCGGCACACTTAAGGTAAGCAGATCTTTATTCTGCATTGGCATAAAACTAAATTATTGTGTCCTTAATCCTAGTAGTTAAAGTCTGCAAATTTAGCGGGGGACGAGGTGAATGATTACACTAAGATATATAGAGTGAGAGAATAGACTGAAGAATAAGGAAGTGTGTGTAAATCCTGAGAGTGGCGACTCCCACAGTACTCTGACGAGGGGCTGTTAAAGCAGCGAGGCTGTTAAGCTGGGTTTGAGTCCCGGGGGCTGAGGATCCCCGAATGCTAAATCAAGGAAagctagaagaaaaaaaaaaaaaaaaaaaaaaggcaagacCAGGCAAAACACATGGTGTGAAtgttgagtgactgaaaactgaaacacgACTGCACTATTTAGGCGGTCGCTGCAGTAAGTGGACGGGATCTCAAATTACAGATATATAAAGTTTTGGTGTCAGTTGTGAAGATTAGATTCACAGCAAGGACTGGATACCAGGGACACAGCGTGCCATAGCTTCCAGTCGGCCAAAACTTGAGATAAGAACACGAACACTTTTGTAGCAAATGACTGTGAGTTATCTCAAGCCCCTGAGATAACAAGACCAGAGAAAATAACTGTGAgctgttttaacattttggaGACCGCGAGATCGAGCGACATCCCACGTGAGTTGTCTCTAAATGCTCTGAAACAGCAAGAACAGAGAAGATAAGTCCTGTGAGTCAAAGCATTCCTTTCCAGAACactagaaaaacacacacagagtagcAAGACCAGCGAAATAACTGTGAGCTACTCAGAACAAAAGTTAGCAAgaccagtgaaataaatgtgagctAACAGGCTAAGCAAGACCAGTGAAATAACTGTGAGCGGCCAGGGACTAGCAAGACCAGGTCGCTACTGTGAGCAGTCCATAATTAGAGGGTAATGAATGCATGTGTATAAGTGTGAATGTCAGAGCAAAAGtgaactgaagcagcagcactgttGAAACCTAACGGTGTTAACATACGCAGTGGCCTGTTGAAGTAAGTCACCCAAACTCTGAATTGAGGAAATAACACCTTGTAGTACGGAGAGAAACAAAACTTGTAGTACACCACTAACTGAAATAACTGGGAAAAACAATGGACGGCGAGTTTGACAGAGAAATAGATGATGACGGGTGGGGACCGATTACGGGACTTAGGACTGTCGAGGAACAGGTTTTGGCTCTCAATAAGGTGATAGATCGAATACACGAACCCCGATCAGCGGCAGAAGAAAAATCTAAGCTAAAAGTAGCAGTAACAAAATTGATgaatgagaaaaagagaagcatGCAAGATAGAGGTAACTTAAAGGCTGAGTTTTTGAAGTACAGGAGGAAGAAGGCAGATTGGTagacaaaatgacagaaatacagCTGCGGGTGGCTGAAGAAAAAGAGATCGCCTC
Coding sequences within:
- the LOC115578569 gene encoding uncharacterized protein LOC115578569, with translation MELSLEHHTILVDEILHSIFFLGQISTPRHSPEDIMNHDQSLLDALRHYYPGPFSCYSTQLPKRSPFSCVLDMVVLVTGQQNENEIINRLQEFIDERLRGNQLASSTICVSQRNTAEESVRYYGVSMSTSGRNPGRIIVAASCLSNWDSYVADAVMTYYPSRTRKTYFDGTIRLPKRVRCQAISLRRGTLVAPCRSCANLFGLTTNAEQVWAYGHCAEAESVSNLLKIDEEVRVQVEQPSETCTPANRQRAKASVRTELRRCLGEVGFQWNNHFYNPQV